From the genome of Streptomyces sp. V2I9:
GCTCCGTAGGCGCCGACCGGTAGATCAAGCAGGGAGTCGAGGCCGAACGCGGCAAGCTTCACACGGGCGTTGGCGGCGATGTTGCCGGTGAGTACGGAGGAGATCCAACCGGTCTGAGCCGAGGCGGCTTTCAGGGCGTCGTGCACACCGGGCAGGGCGGTCCCACGCCTGCGCAGCTCCTCCAGGCGCGCCTCCCCTGCCTGGGCGAGCGCCGTCTCGACGAAGGGCCAGTCGGGCACGGGTAGCCCTTCGCGGACGAACATGTCGCGCATGATCAGTCGGTCCGTACGCCCCTCAGTGCGCGCGGGCTCCGTGGGCTCCCGACCTGAGAGGGCACGAAAGGCAGCGGCGTAGATCTCCTTGCTGACCCCCGCGTTCTCGATGAGGGTGTGGTCGATGTCCCACAGGACGAAGAGCTCCATGCCGCCAGAGTAGGCAGTCCGCGAGGTTCCACTACAGCGGACTGCGTCCCGAAACGTCCTTGCGCGATCACGCGCCGTGCCGATTCGATGGCTGCTGTGAACAACCGACTGCGCACCGTGCTCGGCCAACGCGGCGTCTCGCCCGATGCACTCGCCGAGATCTGCGAGGTGGATCCCAAGACGGTCAG
Proteins encoded in this window:
- a CDS encoding HAD family hydrolase, which gives rise to MELFVLWDIDHTLIENAGVSKEIYAAAFRALSGREPTEPARTEGRTDRLIMRDMFVREGLPVPDWPFVETALAQAGEARLEELRRRGTALPGVHDALKAASAQTGWISSVLTGNIAANARVKLAAFGLDSLLDLPVGAYGADAELRPHLVAVARERAQRLHGVAADIPTVLVGDTPRDVEAARTTGSGILAVASGIHPQEELTGAGAVEVLPDLSDTKRVLGILESFAGH